Proteins encoded together in one Chelonoidis abingdonii isolate Lonesome George chromosome 1, CheloAbing_2.0, whole genome shotgun sequence window:
- the NET1 gene encoding neuroepithelial cell-transforming gene 1 protein isoform X1 has translation MGSASASSCSRYPLRRGSSFTFLTPGPQWDFTLKRKRREKDDDVVSLCSLDFKEPSNKRIRPLARVTSLANLISPVRNGAVRRFGQTIQSFALRGDSKSPSCSQKSCSRSAAPTPPKRRNSVLWSEMLDVNMKETLSTKEIKRQEAIYELSRGEQDLIEDLKLARKAYHDPMLKLSIMAEEELTHIFGDLDSYIPLHEDFLARLREATRPDGTVEQIGPILVKWLPGLNAYKGYCSNQLAAKALLDQKKQDRRVQDFLQRCLESPFSRKLDLWSFLDIPRSRLVKYPLLLKEILKHTPKDHADVQILEEAISIIQGVLSDINLKKGESECQYYIDKLEYLDEKQKDPRIEASKVLLCHGELKNKNGHKLYVFLFQDILVLTRPVTRNERHSYQVYRQPIPVQELVLEDLQDGDVKMGGSFRGAFGNSDKAKNIFRVRFQDPSSGQSHTLQANDIFHKQQWFNCIRTAIAPFQRTAAPADLRELPELSEESEENNPSASNVKVQRRQSAMSAIVQMELDENTSECGSIMDTEEAKSVKTHRTQSGHKRTREKPLSSKRKETLV, from the exons AAAAGGAAGCGTCGAGAGAAAGATGATGATGTTGTCAGTCTCTGCAGCCTAGATTTTAAG GAGCCAAGTAATAAGAGGATTCGGCCTTTAGCTCGGGTCACATCCTTGGCGAACTTGATCTCCCCTGTAAGAAATGGTGCAGTCCGGCGTTTTGGTCAGACAATACAG TCATTTGCCCTCCGTGGTGACAGCAAATCCCCCAGCTGTTCCCAGAAGTCATGTAGCAGATCTGCTGCTCCAACACCTCCTAAAAGAAGAAACAGTGTCCTTTGGTCAGAGATGTTAGATGTCAACATGAAAGAGACTCTGAGCACCAAAGAAATTAAACGCCAGGAG gcaATATATGAACTGTCCAGAGGAGAACAGGATTTAATTGAGGATCTTAAGCTTGCCAGAAAG GCTTACCATGACCCCATGTTGAAACTGTCCATCATGGCGGAGGAGGAACTTACACACATATTTGGGGACTTGGATTCTTATATCCCTCTGCATGAAG ACTTCTTGGCAAGGCTAAGAGAAGCAACAAGACCTGATGGAACAGTGGAGCAGATAGGGCCCATACTTGTGAAATGG TTACCAGGGCTCAATGCCTACAAAGGTTACTGCAGTAACCAATTGGCAGCCAAAGCTCTTCTGGATCAGAAGAAGCAAGACCGTAGAGTCCAGGACTTCCTTCAGCGCTGTCTTGAATCCCCTTTCAGTCGCAAGCTAGACCTCTGGAGCTTCCTAGATATTCCTCGAAGTCGCCTGGTGAAATATCCACTGCTCTTAAAAGAAATTCTTAAACATACTCCTAAAGATCATGCTGATGTCCAGATTTTGGAAGAAGCA ATCTCTATAATCCAAGGAGTCCTGTCTGATATCAACTTGAAGAAGGGAGAATCTGAATGTCAATATTACATCGACAAGCTGGAATATCTGGACGAGAAGCAGAAGGACCCTAGAATCGAAGCCAGCAAAGTGTTACTGTGCCATGGGGAGCTGAAGAATAAGAATGGGCAT AAACTGTACGTTTTCCTCTTCCAAGACATCCTGGTTTTAACTCGGCCAGTCACTCGGAATGAGCGTCATTCTTACCAGGTGTACAGACAACCTATCCCAGTTCAGGAGCTGGTGCTGGAGGATCTGCAGGATGGTGATGTGAAAATGGGAGGGTCCTTCAGAGGGGCTTTTGGCAATTCAGATAAAG CTAAAAATATCTTCAGAGTTCGATTCCAAGACCCCTCTTCTGGCCAATCCCACACACTGCAGGCCAATGATATCTTCCACAAGCAGCAGTGGTTTAATTGTATCAGAACAGCCATCGCACCCTTCCAGCGAACTGCTGCTCCAGCAGACCTGAGAGAATTGCCCGAGCTCAGTGAAGAGTCTGAAGAGAACAACCCATCTGCTTCCAACGTCAAAGTCCAGAGGAGGCAGTCCGCTATGTCTGCTATAGTTCAGATGGAACTAGACGAAAACACATCAGAGTGTGGATCCATTATGGACACGGAGGAAGCTAAGAGCGTGAAAACACACCGAACACAATCTGGGCACAAAAGAACAAGAGAGAAGCCATTAAGCAGCAAGCGGAAAGAAACATTAGTGTAA
- the NET1 gene encoding neuroepithelial cell-transforming gene 1 protein isoform X2 — MVAHDEVGGLLPIKRTIRVLDAQNQSFREQEEPSNKRIRPLARVTSLANLISPVRNGAVRRFGQTIQSFALRGDSKSPSCSQKSCSRSAAPTPPKRRNSVLWSEMLDVNMKETLSTKEIKRQEAIYELSRGEQDLIEDLKLARKAYHDPMLKLSIMAEEELTHIFGDLDSYIPLHEDFLARLREATRPDGTVEQIGPILVKWLPGLNAYKGYCSNQLAAKALLDQKKQDRRVQDFLQRCLESPFSRKLDLWSFLDIPRSRLVKYPLLLKEILKHTPKDHADVQILEEAISIIQGVLSDINLKKGESECQYYIDKLEYLDEKQKDPRIEASKVLLCHGELKNKNGHKLYVFLFQDILVLTRPVTRNERHSYQVYRQPIPVQELVLEDLQDGDVKMGGSFRGAFGNSDKAKNIFRVRFQDPSSGQSHTLQANDIFHKQQWFNCIRTAIAPFQRTAAPADLRELPELSEESEENNPSASNVKVQRRQSAMSAIVQMELDENTSECGSIMDTEEAKSVKTHRTQSGHKRTREKPLSSKRKETLV, encoded by the exons ATGGTGGCTCATGATGAAGTTGGAGGTCTCCTTCCTATTAAAAGGACAATTCGGGTCCTAGATGCTCAGAATCAGTCTTTCAGAGAACAAGAG GAGCCAAGTAATAAGAGGATTCGGCCTTTAGCTCGGGTCACATCCTTGGCGAACTTGATCTCCCCTGTAAGAAATGGTGCAGTCCGGCGTTTTGGTCAGACAATACAG TCATTTGCCCTCCGTGGTGACAGCAAATCCCCCAGCTGTTCCCAGAAGTCATGTAGCAGATCTGCTGCTCCAACACCTCCTAAAAGAAGAAACAGTGTCCTTTGGTCAGAGATGTTAGATGTCAACATGAAAGAGACTCTGAGCACCAAAGAAATTAAACGCCAGGAG gcaATATATGAACTGTCCAGAGGAGAACAGGATTTAATTGAGGATCTTAAGCTTGCCAGAAAG GCTTACCATGACCCCATGTTGAAACTGTCCATCATGGCGGAGGAGGAACTTACACACATATTTGGGGACTTGGATTCTTATATCCCTCTGCATGAAG ACTTCTTGGCAAGGCTAAGAGAAGCAACAAGACCTGATGGAACAGTGGAGCAGATAGGGCCCATACTTGTGAAATGG TTACCAGGGCTCAATGCCTACAAAGGTTACTGCAGTAACCAATTGGCAGCCAAAGCTCTTCTGGATCAGAAGAAGCAAGACCGTAGAGTCCAGGACTTCCTTCAGCGCTGTCTTGAATCCCCTTTCAGTCGCAAGCTAGACCTCTGGAGCTTCCTAGATATTCCTCGAAGTCGCCTGGTGAAATATCCACTGCTCTTAAAAGAAATTCTTAAACATACTCCTAAAGATCATGCTGATGTCCAGATTTTGGAAGAAGCA ATCTCTATAATCCAAGGAGTCCTGTCTGATATCAACTTGAAGAAGGGAGAATCTGAATGTCAATATTACATCGACAAGCTGGAATATCTGGACGAGAAGCAGAAGGACCCTAGAATCGAAGCCAGCAAAGTGTTACTGTGCCATGGGGAGCTGAAGAATAAGAATGGGCAT AAACTGTACGTTTTCCTCTTCCAAGACATCCTGGTTTTAACTCGGCCAGTCACTCGGAATGAGCGTCATTCTTACCAGGTGTACAGACAACCTATCCCAGTTCAGGAGCTGGTGCTGGAGGATCTGCAGGATGGTGATGTGAAAATGGGAGGGTCCTTCAGAGGGGCTTTTGGCAATTCAGATAAAG CTAAAAATATCTTCAGAGTTCGATTCCAAGACCCCTCTTCTGGCCAATCCCACACACTGCAGGCCAATGATATCTTCCACAAGCAGCAGTGGTTTAATTGTATCAGAACAGCCATCGCACCCTTCCAGCGAACTGCTGCTCCAGCAGACCTGAGAGAATTGCCCGAGCTCAGTGAAGAGTCTGAAGAGAACAACCCATCTGCTTCCAACGTCAAAGTCCAGAGGAGGCAGTCCGCTATGTCTGCTATAGTTCAGATGGAACTAGACGAAAACACATCAGAGTGTGGATCCATTATGGACACGGAGGAAGCTAAGAGCGTGAAAACACACCGAACACAATCTGGGCACAAAAGAACAAGAGAGAAGCCATTAAGCAGCAAGCGGAAAGAAACATTAGTGTAA